The following proteins come from a genomic window of bacterium:
- a CDS encoding S8 family serine peptidase, which translates to MHSPFLLKISPDKYIFLSLLLLGLIFPYPVRAAIYPYPVSGALYPPGAFFSVPSAYVPRYRTGEVLVRFKAGVSPALMGSLSRKYALRQVSSSPYSGFHRVATAAVAGDLVQALRREPGVALAEANFIRHVEEFVPNDPVYNLQWHLHVNGLPLAWELSAGQNVVVAVLDTGIAYENYLKFAQAPDLANTSFLPGWDFVNNDANPDDDNRHGTHIAGIIAQSTNNLTGGAGVAFQCSLIPVKVLDASGAGDVATIVDGVYYAVNNGAQIINMSYGSIADPSAAEEEAINYAVSQGVLVVCSAGNEASSQPHYPSSYPDSLSITATRFDNSFASSYSNYGPDVDLAAPGGDLSLDQDGDGNPDGIYQQTHDGRNFRRFDFYYAEGTSSACAYASGVAALVLARGGGLLSAAQVREILESTAIDLDTPGWDQYYGWGVLNPHAALLAVDAAIIAPVAAAQGRLWPFLVTTPVDNLIRAYNPLSSLIGSSTVRESRASAGYLPADRSISPGGYFPLTQAAGFPASWPGIPTSFAGGSRVTDTISGLGYSPLIASYYGLLWPVAVNISPGKVLFAP; encoded by the coding sequence ATGCATTCACCTTTTTTGCTCAAGATTTCTCCTGACAAGTATATTTTTTTATCACTCCTGCTCCTGGGTCTTATCTTCCCTTATCCGGTCCGGGCAGCGATCTATCCGTATCCGGTTTCAGGTGCTCTCTACCCTCCCGGCGCATTTTTTTCTGTTCCCTCCGCCTATGTTCCCCGGTACCGGACTGGTGAAGTCCTGGTCAGATTCAAAGCAGGGGTCTCGCCTGCTCTCATGGGCAGTCTGAGCCGGAAATATGCCCTGAGGCAGGTTTCCAGCAGCCCATACAGCGGATTCCACCGGGTTGCGACGGCTGCTGTTGCCGGTGATCTGGTTCAGGCCCTGCGGAGAGAGCCTGGGGTTGCCCTGGCTGAAGCAAATTTTATCCGCCACGTGGAGGAGTTTGTTCCCAACGATCCGGTCTATAACCTGCAGTGGCATCTGCATGTCAATGGATTGCCGCTGGCGTGGGAGCTGTCTGCCGGGCAAAATGTCGTGGTGGCGGTACTCGATACCGGCATCGCTTACGAGAATTATCTGAAATTCGCTCAGGCTCCTGACCTGGCCAACACGAGCTTTCTCCCCGGCTGGGATTTTGTCAATAACGATGCCAATCCGGATGACGACAACCGGCACGGCACCCATATTGCCGGAATCATTGCCCAATCCACCAATAACCTCACCGGCGGGGCCGGGGTCGCTTTCCAGTGCAGCCTGATTCCGGTCAAGGTGCTGGATGCCAGCGGTGCAGGTGATGTAGCCACTATTGTTGACGGTGTTTACTATGCGGTCAATAATGGCGCACAGATCATCAATATGAGTTATGGATCGATTGCCGACCCTTCAGCCGCCGAAGAGGAGGCCATCAATTATGCCGTGAGTCAGGGGGTACTGGTAGTCTGCTCGGCAGGCAATGAGGCATCGAGCCAGCCTCATTACCCTTCCTCCTATCCTGACTCACTGTCGATAACCGCCACCCGGTTTGATAACAGCTTTGCCTCCTCGTATTCGAACTATGGACCTGACGTTGACCTGGCCGCTCCGGGCGGGGACCTTTCCCTGGATCAGGATGGGGACGGAAATCCGGACGGGATATACCAGCAGACCCATGATGGAAGAAACTTCCGGCGGTTCGACTTTTATTATGCCGAAGGGACCTCAAGCGCCTGCGCTTATGCGTCAGGAGTGGCAGCCCTGGTCCTGGCCAGAGGCGGCGGTTTGCTCTCGGCAGCTCAGGTCAGAGAGATTCTGGAAAGTACAGCTATCGACCTGGACACGCCGGGCTGGGACCAATATTATGGATGGGGCGTGCTTAACCCGCATGCCGCCTTACTGGCTGTGGATGCAGCCATCATCGCACCTGTGGCGGCAGCCCAGGGGCGGCTGTGGCCTTTTCTGGTTACTACCCCGGTTGATAATCTCATCCGAGCATACAATCCTCTCTCATCCCTGATTGGAAGCAGCACGGTCAGAGAATCGAGGGCTTCAGCAGGATATTTGCCCGCCGACCGCAGCATCTCTCCGGGCGGGTATTTCCCTCTGACCCAGGCAGCCGGTTTTCCTGCCTCCTGGCCAGGGATCCCGACATCCTTTGCCGGTGGCAGCCGAGTGACAGATACAATCTCCGGCCTGGGCTATTCACCCCTTATCGCCTCTTATTACGGTCTCCTTTGGCCGGTTGCAGTGAATATCTCTCCGGGAAAGGTTTTATTTGCACCATGA
- the trxA gene encoding thioredoxin, producing MEIQLSDENFQKEVLESELPVLVDFWAEWCMPCRAIASTVSQIADEYAGKLKVGKLNIDVNPKTASTYQIMSIPTLVVFQSGEKKEQIVGNVPKNFIEDKIKPFLVSRK from the coding sequence ATGGAAATACAACTGAGTGATGAAAATTTCCAAAAAGAGGTTCTGGAGTCGGAGCTGCCGGTCCTGGTAGATTTTTGGGCTGAGTGGTGTATGCCGTGTCGTGCCATTGCCTCTACGGTATCTCAAATCGCTGATGAGTATGCAGGAAAGTTGAAAGTGGGTAAGCTCAACATTGATGTCAATCCCAAAACGGCATCCACCTATCAGATAATGAGTATTCCAACGTTGGTGGTCTTTCAAAGCGGGGAAAAAAAAGAGCAGATTGTCGGCAATGTCCCCAAGAATTTCATTGAAGACAAGATCAAGCCATTTTTAGTATCCCGGAAATAA